The stretch of DNA TTCTGTCCTCTAATGCTCCAGAGTGGTTTTAAAAAGTGGCCAGGGCCCCCTCCCCTCCATCGGTAACTGGACCTGTGATGAGAACTTCAGGGCATAGATTCATCTGGCAGCTCCCCTCTCCTGTTTTCATCCAAACATGGAATCAGGCCCTAGGGAAGTATATCATTTTTTTGTCAGGGGACTAAAAGCAATGTGGGTAATAATAGTTAATTGGACATTGCATTTAATGTAGAATAAAGCAGGTAAAACCCTTTGTCTAGTCCCTCTGTGTCACTTGATCTGCTGAAATTTCTTTTCCGTGCTTTGAAAATAGCCAAAGCATAGACTAGCTAGAGAGAAGCAACCTTGATTTGGCCCAGCCTTCTAGCTCACCGTTTCCATGTAAGCATGATGGGCAGGATCTCCAACACCGGGCAGAGCAATTCATCAGTCAGTGTTTATTGAAGAGTGAGCAAGAGGAAACGAGCTAAAGTCACAGTAGGAAACTTTGGGTTTCATATAAGATATAGTTGGAAAATACCTTACTTTTACATATAGGACTCCATTTTTCAAATCATTATCTTGTTTTATCCATCCAGCAACCCATCATGGGAAGAAGGGGCCTTATTATGGCTATTAAGTTTACAATAAGGGAACTAAAGAGATTCTTCACTTTCTTCTCAATAGACAAAGTCCCTGCAGAGTTCATCTACTCCAATGACTAACATTCCAATAACAACAGCTAACATTttttgagtgtttactatgtgcaaGTTATTCTGCTTAGTGCTTTACATGCATTTATCTAATTTATTCCTCTCAACATCTGTGAGATATACGTAGGATGGCAGAGAAGTGATAGATAAGCAAAATGATGTACTGTAGTTGAAACAGCTCTGGGCTCAGAGTCTGATTAAAAGTGCAGGTGCACAGGTGGTATGGCTTACAGGTAACTTAAAGGAAACCTAGAGGCAGCCTGCTTGCCCTTGAAGCCCGCCTTCACCTCCCAGTTCTCTGGTCTTTGGCAAATTACTCAATCATTCTTACCCTCCCTTTCCTTATCTGTTTAAATGTGGACAAAGTCTCACTGAGTTTTGAGTGGATTGAAAGAGTTTACACAAATAACCTGTTTGgagcagtgcttggcacataattaGTGCCCCATTAAGTGTCAGTaacattatttttacttcttgCTGGATGCCATCGGACAcatcactttacctctctgaacctcaaggTTCTTACCAGAGAAAATACTTATATTAATACTTGTTTACTTCATAGGCTTAATAGGTacaatatatatgaaaaagaaggctgggcgtggtggctcacgcctgtaatcccagcactttgtaatcccgccgaggcgggcggatcacaaggtcaggagattgagaccacggtgaaaccccgtctctactaaaaatacaaaaaattagccgggcgtggtggcgggcgccagtagtcccagctactcaggaggctgaggcaggagaatggcatgaacccgggaggtggagcttgcagcaggttgagatcgtgccactgcactccagcctgagcaacagagcgagactccatctcaaaacaaaacgaaaatgaaaatagtattttaattatataattttagagTGATTTGGTATCATTTTATGACTTCTGAGTTTATCTCTAGTTCTGACCAGTCTCCTAAGATATACTCCTGAATTTCCTACTGACCATTTTCATATGGAATTAAAAGGCATTAATTCCTTGATTTGTTCTCTAAATAAATACTAAGCAGTTGCTCTGGGCCAAAAGGTGGGGCATAGAGAAAAACATGTGGTATGTGTTCTCAAAGAGTTTGAAATCCTGGAGTAGACACACACAAGAAACCAATGTTAACAACACAGTATCCTAAATGTTATGAATGACGAGACTAAAGGAAGAAGACTCAGCTTGCAAGGGACAGGGGGACCACAAAATGTCCCCCAGGAGGTAGCATTTCAACATCATCGTAGCCCAAAACAACCGTGTGGTCAGTACAGTCatcctttctttctctatatgtctttttaaaaaatgtgaatttttatctGTCTCAAATGCCTTATGATGGCTTGCTATATACAAGAGGAACAATGGCTAAGGGCCTCTCAAATAATTTCTTCATGTTGTAAGTCTACTAGGGTTGGGCTTAAAGGATATAAAGAATCGAGCAACTCATCATAAATCTTCAACCACAATTTGTTTGGCAGGGAAAAATCTAGATTTTCTCGAACAGGTTTCAGAAGATGGAGTCTATGGCCAATCTTTCATTAGGTATCTTAATAACTTGATATAATTAGCCAGAAAGAGTCATGGAATGATTATTTTTAACACCCCTGATATCTCATCCCACCATTTCAAGACTTAacccagtgtttctcaaactcttTCTTGGAAGTGTCACTAATGGCAGCCAGCAGGAGCCAGGTATCCTTACAGGGCCTGGGCAGAGCTTGGGGCCATCCACAAGCacaatattttttgaagtttCAAGATGACTGTGGATTTTGTAGCCTTAGCCATAAGCTACATATCCTTATGTAAATATCCTATTGTTTTACATCTTATACTATTTAACAATATAAGATTATTTTCTCTCCAAATCTGGTTTTATTTCTTagtacttatatattttttcagtcatAAAAGCTATGTCATTGTAGGAAATTAGAAAGCTATAtcaaattacaaatttaaaatgaagctttttctggctgggcgcagtagctcacgcctgtaatcccagcactttgggaggctgagacaggcagatcacctgaagtcaggaattcgagaccagcctggccaacatggtgaaaccccgtctctactaaaaatacaaaaattagctgggtgtcgtggtacatgcctgtaatcccagctactctggatgctgaggcaggagaactgcttgaacctgggaggtggaggttgcagtgagctgagatcgtgccattgcactccagcctgggtgacagagtgagactctgtctcaaacaaacaaaaattaagttaAACTTTTCTATAATATAATTCCCAAACTACTAACCATTGTTGGTGCCTTTCCTTCTAAGTATTATaatatacagatatagatataaacatataattgTGTGAATACATACGTACAATTTGAAGTCATCTCTATATCTTTCAGGGTCatatcctgcttttttttttaacttaatagtAATTATTTGATGATTTggtgaacatttttatttaatggcTTGATGAGTGTAAAAGTTTAAAGTACAGAATCTATAGCTTGGATTTGAATCCAAACTTAGCTCATTTACTAGCCTTgggttcctcatctataaatggaAGTTAATAATATTGCCTTCTGCAAACAGTTGTGAGAATGAAACGATTTAATGTATGTGAAGTGCTTAGACACAGCCTGGCACAGCGTGAAGGCCTAGATAAGGGTTAGTACAATTTCTTCTCAATGATTTAAGAAGCTACTTTTGTCATATACTGAATTCCCTTATGTATTTTGATCTACTTCCAGATGTTCTGTTTTCTTCCACTGACAGCAATCTTATTTATGTAGCCACACTACCTTGTTTTACATGTTCTTTATACCAAGAGGCCAAACTGGTGTGGCTAATTCTCTTGATTactcttctttttcagaatttgtGTCTGCCTATTTTTGTGGTCCATTTTCCGCATGAACTTTAGAATAACTTGCTTAactaaaatacttttaatatttacaCTTAAATTGCATCTGTGGAATATCTGAATATATGAGCCTTTACAATGCTTTTATAACTTACTGCTCTTCATTTTCATTACATACGCCTTTATTCTTATCTTAGTCTACTCTATTATAGGGGCTTTTTTCTACCATAGTCTCTCCCTGCTCTGATACCtagttatttcttaaaaatttgctCTCAAACTTGACatttaaaaagaggaaggaaaagagaaataacattCTGGCATTTAGAAAGCAGCATCTATGCAGCTATGTACCACGTAGCATTCCCAAGTATGCCCCTTGGAAATGGTGCTGTAAGATAACAGGTTGTATTTTgcagaaaaaataaggaaattagaATTTCATGTAGAAATTCTAAGTTAAACAaaactaaatacattttttactcTGTAAGAACATCCAGAAACTTTAatataggtaatttttttctgattctctaaAAGGAGGTATATTTTACATAAGGGCCCAAACTTTTGGCTATGTGAGCTTTTCAGAAGAAACAACTCTTAGTAATTAAACTCCTGAATATACTGTTTTGGGAAACTCTGCCAAAAGGGATTGCCTCTGAGATTTTGGTACCGAAGGtgacttctttttcctctttctacaAGCACTGCTCGAAGAGGTGGACTAATGGTTTTAAAATCTAGGATAACTGGTCTTAAATCTAAATGAAATTCCTCTCATATTTGGTCTGTGGGTTGACTGAGTTCCCCTTTCTGATGATGATGTGCATTTTCATCTCTCTCAATGCCTTTGTGTGTGTTTCAGTGGGAAGTCAGGAGAGACTAAACTGGTAAAACGCTGACCTAAATGAGAAGCCTGGTCCCATATTCCACCAGTTACACACTCAACTAACTTAACACTGAATTGTTGACTAATACAGAGCAAATGGTTCCTAAAATTTATAgcgaattatttttaaaactcaatatttgatagagaataatttttttccttcagggaatttttattatttaaacaaaacaacaGTCTGCACAAGTATTAGGCAATGTACCAAAAtaaagggtttctttttttcttttcctttttttttttttttttggcaggagagaaattattttcatgtagTCATTTGTTGGACCTTGgggtaaaattatatttcatagtTCCCTTGTTCCCAggctgtggttaaaaaaaaaaagagagagagagagattgatatCTGAAATTTCAAGTGTATTTGTCTTACAAATTTGTTTGATTCTCTTGGGAATAATTATCTCATATCATTTGGGTTAGTAATTCCTTAGGAATGACATTGCTGTTATAATTAGTAACTTACATGCAGCTAAGAAAAGTGAAAGTTAATGGACTTAGTTTCTTGCATTGCTGCTTTATTAAACCGTTAATCTCTGAAACAAACAACAAGAGTCCTAGAGACACTGCTCAGTGGAGTAATCATGTTCCCTTTCATTTGCTGAGAATAGGTAATGTAGACATACATGGTAACATAACAATGGTCAGTAAGTAAAACCTCATTATACAATACTAAATCTATATACACAAGGGAAAGGTATGTCCAATGGCTGTTGGGAGGAACTTCCaataatttcttctttcccaGTTTCCCAGACATTagattcaagacttcagtggaacaggaaagaatgaaaaaacaaaggtagaaaggaagggagaggaaatacaaaaaagaaagaaaaaaatgatcttaTAAATGGTGAATCCACAAAGTCACAAATCTTTAATAAGaaaccaaaaatagaaagaaggaaaataaaagaaaaattttaaaaatacttagctTCGTGTAACCCACTCACAACTTTGGTCAATGTATGAGCTAGAAAAAACGGTAAGGGAATTTGAAAGAGTCTTCAAGTTCCCATTAGAGGATGGGAGCAACCTAGCTTTGGAACTATGAGTGAAGTGGTTCTTTTCTGAGTCTTAGGTGAAGATTACAGTATAATGTTAGATCTTTGCATACACTGAGATTTCTCCATAGTCATAGACTGTTGGTCATATACCCTCAGGACACCAAGAAAACTCTTTAACCCAGCCACAAGATaaatggattatttttcttttttacaatttttacaaatattgtTTAATAAAGCAGGTACAGACTACGTCCATTTAAAATGCATAGCCCAGgccaaaaattacaaataaaataaagaagaacagTATTCTGTTGTATTCATTTTTGcatgaaaactttttaaattgttaatgAAAATTAGAACTGCTCTGGGGTCTTCTGACaagattttttgagatggggtctcgctctgtcacccaggctggagtgaagtggcatgatctcggctcactgcaacctttgcctcccaggttcacgcgattatcctgcctcagcctcccaagtagctgagactacaggtgtgcaccaccatacccagctaatgttttatttttttgtacttttagtagagatgggttttgacatgttggctaGGTTTGTCTCGAACTACTGAGCCtgagcaatccacctgccttggccttccaaaatgctggaactacaggaatgagccactgtgcttggccctaacaagatttttaaaaaatcttaaaatgccTTTTCTTCAGTGAAGCCATCTTTGGAGTTAGGCATTACTCTCACCTTTTCTGTTGTCTTGACTTCAACCTGATATTCCTCTTCTTTCTTGAAGTAGCTTCAAGTTAAGAAAAGGTCATTTTTCCTCAGTCCAGTTCTCTGAAAAACTTCTACCTGCCACTGAAAGTCATAGTCCAGGAGTAAGCCATCACATGCTAGAACCTCAGGGCCAACTGGAAAGTCATTATGAACCCTTGGATTGATCTATCTCATTTATCACCAAATGCCCAAAAACACATGGTCCTGAGAAAGGTAGCCTCTCTGTGCACACATGTACTTTTTCAAAAGGAGATGGCAATACGCAGGGGGCTGGGCTTGATCACCAAAAGTCAgcacaatgaaaacaaacaataatgGATAATGAACATTAGAATTCAAATTAGCAGCTGTTTTAAAAAGATTGGGGTTCcagttttcaatttcattttgaacaccacattacaaaaaaaaaaaaaaatttaaagattgaggggagaagaaaaataaaaagaatatctaAACTGTTGAATGTTGGTTCCTGATAGGCTTCAATCATGTCTTCTTCCTCCATTCCCAGTTCTTTCGAAATATGATTATCAGCGCTTCTCTGACTTTCAAAGAGAAACCTGAGTAAATTCATTGGAACGCTCTGTCTTTGACAGTATAATTCTTTGAGTTTCTTGAGATGTGTTGTCATTTTCTCTTTGAAGTGAATCTCACTGCTATCCTGTCTAATGACTTTGagtttaatgtattttgtttccttcttatCCCCCAAGTCCTCAGTTGAAGGTTTTGCCTCCTGGTCAGACATGGTGACAGTGGTTTCACCCAGGGGATCTCCACATGCCAGCAGCCTCCGGTAGGCAGAACCTCACTCCAGGGTTGACAAATCCATTTTCCTTCCCCATGGTACATCGCAGCAGCCATAAATGAATTCTTTCTCTATGTGTCCTTAAGTTCAAATAAAAAGCTCAACTATGGAATGTATTATACACTGTTGTTTATCTTATTGGTTTCAACAATTTAATGCAGGATCCATAAGCAGTtctaatcatcagataaaaaaactaaaacttagTAGAAACATTGAATAGATGGCATCTACTTTCATCTCCTACTTCATAAGGGGATGTCCTTTCATGCCAGGT from Macaca nemestrina isolate mMacNem1 chromosome 6, mMacNem.hap1, whole genome shotgun sequence encodes:
- the LOC139363945 gene encoding small ubiquitin-related modifier 1-like, yielding MSDQEAKPSTEDLGDKKETKYIKLKVIRQDSSEIHFKEKMTTHLKKLKELYCQRQSVPMNLLRFLFESQRSADNHISKELGMEEEDMIEAYQEPTFNTANLNSNVHYPLLFVFIVLTFGDQAQPPAYCHLLLKNYFKKEEEYQVEVKTTEKLHQVVYILLYTGYYS